A region from the Natronorubrum halophilum genome encodes:
- a CDS encoding zinc ribbon domain-containing protein encodes MRSTRLQQQMDDLVAQGWTLEDEDRDRVVMVDREFGSVGSHILVALLTIWWTMGIGNVLWGAYNYVSNSQRRVLWEDTTGCPSCGADVAVDAAYCPACGDDLERSVENAAIDENGFACPACEAVVTEGSRYCPACGTKLADVMEPSE; translated from the coding sequence ATGCGAAGTACTCGCTTGCAACAGCAGATGGACGACCTCGTGGCACAGGGCTGGACGCTCGAGGACGAGGACCGCGACCGCGTCGTCATGGTCGATCGGGAGTTCGGCTCGGTCGGCTCGCACATCCTCGTCGCGCTACTGACGATCTGGTGGACCATGGGGATCGGAAACGTCCTCTGGGGGGCGTACAACTACGTCTCGAACTCTCAGCGACGGGTGCTCTGGGAGGACACGACCGGGTGTCCGTCCTGCGGAGCGGACGTCGCCGTGGATGCCGCCTACTGTCCCGCCTGTGGTGACGACCTCGAGCGCAGCGTCGAGAACGCGGCTATCGACGAGAACGGGTTCGCCTGCCCGGCGTGTGAGGCGGTCGTCACCGAAGGCTCGCGGTACTGTCCGGCCTGCGGGACGAAACTCGCGGACGTGATGGAGCCGTCGGAGTGA